The Pirellulales bacterium genome includes the window TCGAGCAATCCGCGTCCGTCACCCGCGCGTGGTTCGACGTACGGATAGTAGGTGACGTTCCGATTGGCAAGCGATTGTTGATTAGCCGCCATGCCGTCGAGGACGAAGCGGTGTAGCCGGACGCTGGCCCAAGGATAGCCGCACCGCAAGGCCTCGAAGATCACCAGTGGCTTTTTCAGTTCGCGAGCCCAATGCACGGCTCGATCAAGCGAGAAGTTCCATTGCGTGCGCCGATTGGCGATCATCCAATAGAGGACGTAATCGCGATCGGCGTCGACGGGGCGCGCATTGGCGGAATGAATGCGAATCTCGGGGACGTGGGTCATGGCTCTTGGCGATGGGCCGGGGGCGATTAGGTATTACGCGCTCGCCGATGCGGGCGTTTGCATCGTACGAGCCCGCAGACCGCGAGACCAACCGAAATCCTTATCGGTTGAGCTGCCAGACGGCGAAGTTTAATACCGCCGCGAACGATACCCAAGTCAGGTAGGGTGCAAGAAGTGCGGCGGCGACCCGATCGATGCCGCAGAACAGGAAGACGGTTGCGGCAATCGCCAGCCATAGCAGCAAAACCTCGCCGAATGCGGCGGCCGGATTCTGGAGGGCAAAGAATAAGCCCGACCAGGCCACATTCAGCACGAGCTGGATTGCGAAAACCGTCAATGGCAGCGCCGCACTCCGCCATCCTTCGGCGCGCCACACCAACCAGGCGGCGATCGCCATCAAGATGTAAAGCATCGTCCAAACTGGTCCGAATATCCAGTTCGGCGGATTCCAACTGGGCTTGGCCAGACCCAAGTACCAGTCAGTCAGCGAAGTGGCCGTCAAGGCTCCGCCGATACCGGCAGCGGCAAAACAAACCGCTAGCGAAACCACGAGCCCCAAGGCCTCGCGCACAAGGCGGCGCCGCGCACCGAACGTGCGTATTGCCGCGCTAGATCGCGATCCGTCGGTGAACCCGCTGTTGGGCGGAGTGTCGAATAGAAGTGGTGTCATGCACCTGAGATCGTAGACCTTTGGCGGGACTTGACCACTGCCTTTTGTCCAGGTGTTCGTTTGTAGACGTACTGGTTGCTATCGACACTCTGAGTCCCCGTTGTGTTGGGCGTCTCAGCCCACTGGACACTTGCACACGGAGCATGCAAGATTACACGATTACTCGCATTTGCCCGTGGGAGAATTGTCGCATGTCGCAGCCGTTGAACCGATTCAGTTCTCGCGTCACTCAACCCCGCAGCCAGGGCGCCAGCCAAGCCATGCTTTATGGCACCGGGATGACCGAGGCCGACATGCAGAAGGCGCAGGTGGGCATCGCTAGCGTCTGGTACGAGGGGAACACCTGCAACATGCACCTCAACGACCTGGCAGCCCGCGTTAAGGAAGGGGTGGTTGCCGCCGGTTTGGTTGGCATGCGGTTCAACACCATTGGTGTCAGCGATGGTATTTCGATGGGGACCGAAGGGATGAGCTATTCGCTCCAGTCCCGCGACCTGATCGCCGATTCGATCGAAACCGTGATGGGCGCGCAATGGTACGACGCTGTGGTCACCCTGCCCGGCTGCGACAAGAACATGCCCGGCTGCCTGATCGCGATGGGGCGCGTCAATCGTCCCGCGCTGATGGTCTATGGCGGCACGATTCGAGCCGGGCATTGGCACAACGAAGCCCTCGATATCGTGTCAGCTTTCCAATGTTATGGGCAATACCTGAGCGGTTCGATCGACGATGCCAATCGCCAACAGATTGTGCGGCACGCTTGCCCCGGAGCAGGTGCTTGCGGCGGCATGTATACGGCCAACACGATGGCCTCGGCAATCGAAGCTATGGGAATGAGCCTGCCCTACAGTTCGTCGATCCCGGCCGAGGATCCGGCCAAGCTTGACGAATGTTTTCGCGCCGGGGCGGCAGCCCGGCTGCTTTTGGAGCGCGATCTCAAGCCGCGCGATATCATGACCCGCCGCGCCTTTGAGAATGCTATGGTCGTGGTGATGGCCCTGGGGGGCTCGACCAATGCGGTCCTGCATTTGATCGCCATGGCACGGGCTGTCGACGTGCCACTATCGATTGACGATTTCCAGGCCACCAGCAATCGCGTGCCCTATATTGCCGACCTGAAGCCTAGCGGCCGATTCGTACAGGAGGACTTGCACGCCATTGGCGGGACGCCGGCCGTCATGAAGTATTTACTAGAAAAGGGACTGCTCGACGGCGATTGCATGACCGTCACCGGCAAGACATTGGCCGACAATCTGCGCGACTTGCCCGGCTTGGCCAGCGGGCAAGAGATCGTGCGGACGATCGAGAACCCGATCAAAGAGACCGGGCATATTCAGATTCTCAAAGGAAACCTGGCGCCCGAGGGGGCCGTGGCCAAAATCACCGGCAAGGAGGGGCAGTTGTTCCGTGGGCCGGCCAAGGTCTACGACTCGGAAGAGGACATGCTGCACGCGCTCGAGCGCAAAGAGATCGCCAAGGGAGATGTCGTAGTCATCCGCTACGAGGGACCCAAGGGTGGGCCTGGCATGCCGGAGATGCTCACGCCGACCTCGGCCATCATGGGGGCCGGGCTGGGCAAGGACGTGGCCCTGATTACCGACGGGCGCTTTTCGGGGGGCTCGCACGGGTACATTGTCGGCCACGTCACGCCCGAGGCGCAGGCCGGGGGACCGATCGCACTGCTGCGCAATGGGGATCTCATCACGCTCGACGCTCAGAACAACGCGATCTCGGTAGCGATCGACGATCGCGAATTGGCCGGACGTCGCGCGGCCTGGAAAGCCCCCGCGTATAAGGCCACTCGTGGCACGCTCTACAAATACATCAAGAATGTAAAGAGCGCCAGCGAAGGGTGCGTGACGGACGAGTGATCCGTGCCTGTTTGGACGCCGAATCGCTTCGTGATCGGTTCTGGACATGCCTAGTTGCCCCGACTATTGCCGCCGCTGGCGCAGGGCTTCGTAAAACAGCACGGCCGCGGTCACCGAAACGTTCAGACTATCGGCGATGCCCAGCATCGGTAATCGCACGGCCGCGACATCGGCTGTGCGCCACACGTCCGACAGCCCGTGCGCTTCGTTGCCGAGCACAATAGCGGTGGGACCGGTTAGATCGAAGGCGCTGTAATCCTGCGGCGCGTCGACCTGCGCCGCGACGATTCTAATGCCGCGGCCCAGCAACCACGATCGTGCTTCGGCGGCCGAGGCCACCGCGACAGGTACGGAAAAGATCGTTCCCAGGCTGGCCCGCAAGACGTTGGGATTGAATAAATCCGTGCGGCCATCGGCGACAATTACCGCCGACAAGCCGGCGCCATCGGCAGTGCGCAGAACCGCCCCCAGGTTGCCCGGCTTTTCGCATGCTTCGAGCACGGCCACCAGCGGCCGGTTGGGAAGCTGCAGGCTATCGAGCGATGCCTTGGGCATCTCGGCCACGGCCAGAACGCCTTCGGTCCGCTCGCCGTATGCCAGTTTCTCGAACACGTGGGGCGATACATCGACTAGCGGCACGCTTACCTCTACTAGCTGCTCTATGAGGGCCTGCGCCACGTCGGTCGCAAGTAATTCATGACAGACGAACACTTCAATCAATTTTATGCCGGCCGCTACAGCGCGAGTCAGCTCGCGCACGCCGTCGATCAAGATCCGCCCCTGACGTACTCGTTCGCGGCGCTCACGCAGGTCGTACGCGGCTTGCACGCGCGGATTACGCACGCTGGTGATTTTCAACTCGGACAAGGGAAAGCCTCGGGGACGTGATACGCTGTGAGCGCCGGCGCGGGATACCTTTTTGGTATGGCAGATTCTAAGGCATAGGCGGCTGAGCGGCGTTCTTTTCGCGGAAGAATTCGGTCGGATCGCGCCACCCCTTGGTCGAAAGCCCGTAGCCGACGATCACAAATTCCGGGCTTTGCCAACCCTGCAGCACTGTGGCTGGCAGAAAATGCTTTCCCTCGCGACTATCGATCTCGAATGTTTTGTCGGGCAGCTGTAATGTCTTCGGGAGAGTGCCGTCAGCAACTACCTCGACTTCCGTTTCACCCACTTGGGCCACGCGCAGCGGTATCGCCTGCCCGTTGCGCTCGAAGGTGAGCAACAGGCGGCCGGGCTCTAGCGGCCGGCCAGTGCGGATCGCGAAGTGCAAGTGCGGCTTATAGCCTCCGTTTTCGACGCCGGCCCGTCCGACGGAGCCGATGCGTTGCCCGGCGCGAACCACATCCCCCTCCTGGACGAGGCGCTTGGACGCCAGGTGGCCGTAAATCGAGGTAACGAACGAGACGTCGGCCAGGCGGTGCTCGATGACGACCAAGTTGCCCCACTCGGTGGCGCCGCGCGCGCCCCGGCCCGCGGCCTGTTGCTTTGCTTTCTTGCCGCGTTCGGGCCCCTGCGAGAGGCGTACCACGCCATTAGCGATCGCAAACACCGGCTCGCCCGTGCGATACCAGGCTACGTCGGCCCCCAAATGAAGTAGATTCTGACCTTGCTCCTTCATCACCACAGGCAGGCCATAACCACCGTTGGGCATGTGCTGAGTCAGGCCGCCCGCGACTTCGAGAGTCGTTTCGACAACGTCCTCGGCATATGATCGGACAGGCACGCAGAATGCGTCAGCCAGCGGATAGTCGAGCACGTAGCGAGCGGTCGGCGCCGGGTCGGCCGCATTTGACTTGGAGCAAATGCAAATAGCGAGCAACAACATAAGTAGGACGGGTGGAAACCTTCGCGCGCACGTTGCTACCGTCGGCAGGCAATTGTAACTCTTCATGGCACGCTCTCCGATGATCGCATTGTAATCGGTTCGAGGTCACAATGCGTGCGAGGTCAGGCGATCGCGCGGCTGAGTGCGATTGTGTCCAGCATGGACTGGCACATCGTGGGGCCAGAATCGTGCGTAAAAGGGAATTGATTGCAATATTTGGGAGACTGATACGCGGCGTAGGTGCGGCGGTCGATATCGTAGGCGTCTGGCATGTAACCAATTCGACCATTTGCGTAGCAGGCCAGCATCAATTCGGCGGCAGGCGAACGCGAGCGCACGTCCTGCGCTAGCGTGGTGAAGAACTCAGACGCGTTGGCCACGATCGACAGATCGCCGATGCGCACGGCCTGCACCTCGGTGTCGAGCACTTCGGGGCGCGTGGCGACATCGGCCAGCATCTGGCTCGTCCATTCGACGTTGAATCGCGCCATCGCGCGGACTGCTTGGACTTCGTTCCCGCCGTGGCGGGCCACCATGTCTGCCGGATTGTTGGTCATCACCCGGCCGATCCCCTCTCGCCAACCGGCGATGTCGCCCGTCGCCAAGCGACGCTCGGCCTCGACGCGATCGGCATCAATCTCCTCGCGCGCCCAACGCCGCGTAGGGATGCGTGCGGTGACAGTTGCGGTGCCGACAATTGGATCGATCAGTGGAACCCCTCCGTCCTGACAGCGAAGCGCTGCCGTAGCAATCGCCTGGGCCGGTTCATGGCAGCGTTCTGTGGACGAAAAGGCCGGATCGAAATTCACGTCGCCGCAAGCACCCTGGATGTACATTGCGGTGACGCCTGGTAGCGCCGCCTCAATGCGGTCGCAAACCTCGCCGGGCACGTCGCGCGTAACATCCCAGGGCCGTAATATCGTTTGAACGCAAGGGTGCGCCTGAAAGTTGACCACAAATGCCAGCGGCGCGCCGTCGACAGTCGCGATGCGCAGCGTAGTCAGTTGGGTATCGATCGGGCCGGCGGGCCGGGTGCGGTTGTATGACAGCCCGTGAATGTCGTCGTGCGCGATCGTCGCTCGCGCCGGGACACGATTACGCCATGCCAGCATGGTGGCGGTGGCGGCTTGGCGGCTGGCCCAATCTTCGTACGCCGGGTCGCACTCACCGACACCCCGCAGGCCGCCTGCCGCTGGCGCATTGTGACTATGCGAGCAGGTCAGCAAGATGGCATCAGGCGGAATGCCGGTCGCCACGCTAATACGCTCGCGCGTGACGCGCGTGAATCGGTCGTCGATCACCATCAGATCTAACGCGACAATGGCGGCCGTATGCCGGCCGTCGTCGACCACGAGCGCCGTGGCCTGCAAATCGTCGCGAATGTGTCGCCAGCGACGTTCGATGTAGTAGCCCCAGCCGGTTAATTCGACACCCTCGAAGGGAGTGATCGAAGCGCGAGAAACTCCAGCGGCGAAGGGCATGGGAGCGAATCGATGAATGCGAAATGAGGAATTATAAAGCCGACGACTGTCGGTGGTGTCTGGTCGGTCAGCGCATTACGATTCATCATTCTGCACTCCCCGTGACAGGTTGCAAACGGGTCTTTTGGGCGCGTTTCCGACCGCCTCTCTAACTCTATGACTGCTTTCAATGCACATCACGCATGTTGAAACCTATCCGGTTCGCATACCGCTTAAGCCCGAGCGGCGGATGATCTCGGCGCTTGGCCGGCACGAGGTTTCGGAGTTTCTCATCGTGCGACTGCTGACCGATACGGGTCTGGAAGGGGTGGG containing:
- a CDS encoding TspO/MBR family protein, with protein sequence MTPLLFDTPPNSGFTDGSRSSAAIRTFGARRRLVREALGLVVSLAVCFAAAGIGGALTATSLTDWYLGLAKPSWNPPNWIFGPVWTMLYILMAIAAWLVWRAEGWRSAALPLTVFAIQLVLNVAWSGLFFALQNPAAAFGEVLLLWLAIAATVFLFCGIDRVAAALLAPYLTWVSFAAVLNFAVWQLNR
- the ilvD gene encoding dihydroxy-acid dehydratase encodes the protein MSQPLNRFSSRVTQPRSQGASQAMLYGTGMTEADMQKAQVGIASVWYEGNTCNMHLNDLAARVKEGVVAAGLVGMRFNTIGVSDGISMGTEGMSYSLQSRDLIADSIETVMGAQWYDAVVTLPGCDKNMPGCLIAMGRVNRPALMVYGGTIRAGHWHNEALDIVSAFQCYGQYLSGSIDDANRQQIVRHACPGAGACGGMYTANTMASAIEAMGMSLPYSSSIPAEDPAKLDECFRAGAAARLLLERDLKPRDIMTRRAFENAMVVVMALGGSTNAVLHLIAMARAVDVPLSIDDFQATSNRVPYIADLKPSGRFVQEDLHAIGGTPAVMKYLLEKGLLDGDCMTVTGKTLADNLRDLPGLASGQEIVRTIENPIKETGHIQILKGNLAPEGAVAKITGKEGQLFRGPAKVYDSEEDMLHALERKEIAKGDVVVIRYEGPKGGPGMPEMLTPTSAIMGAGLGKDVALITDGRFSGGSHGYIVGHVTPEAQAGGPIALLRNGDLITLDAQNNAISVAIDDRELAGRRAAWKAPAYKATRGTLYKYIKNVKSASEGCVTDE
- a CDS encoding RNA methyltransferase; the protein is MSELKITSVRNPRVQAAYDLRERRERVRQGRILIDGVRELTRAVAAGIKLIEVFVCHELLATDVAQALIEQLVEVSVPLVDVSPHVFEKLAYGERTEGVLAVAEMPKASLDSLQLPNRPLVAVLEACEKPGNLGAVLRTADGAGLSAVIVADGRTDLFNPNVLRASLGTIFSVPVAVASAAEARSWLLGRGIRIVAAQVDAPQDYSAFDLTGPTAIVLGNEAHGLSDVWRTADVAAVRLPMLGIADSLNVSVTAAVLFYEALRQRRQ
- a CDS encoding M23 family metallopeptidase, coding for MKSYNCLPTVATCARRFPPVLLMLLLAICICSKSNAADPAPTARYVLDYPLADAFCVPVRSYAEDVVETTLEVAGGLTQHMPNGGYGLPVVMKEQGQNLLHLGADVAWYRTGEPVFAIANGVVRLSQGPERGKKAKQQAAGRGARGATEWGNLVVIEHRLADVSFVTSIYGHLASKRLVQEGDVVRAGQRIGSVGRAGVENGGYKPHLHFAIRTGRPLEPGRLLLTFERNGQAIPLRVAQVGETEVEVVADGTLPKTLQLPDKTFEIDSREGKHFLPATVLQGWQSPEFVIVGYGLSTKGWRDPTEFFREKNAAQPPMP